One genomic region from Chlamydia poikilotherma encodes:
- a CDS encoding biotin--[acetyl-CoA-carboxylase] ligase → MKVIYYEIAETPSTNETAKQLIHLWNPYVLTVISTQKQTAGKGKFNKTWLSSNKDLTISLCFFITDLDIDVSQLFRLGTEAVLALIQNLGIPNGTIKWPNDVLVNEEKLCGILSETIPVQGNLGIILGIGINGNTKKEELAFIDQPATSLSILLNHTVDLEEIREKLIEHVKKSILQRFSKILAREIDPR, encoded by the coding sequence ATGAAAGTTATTTATTATGAAATAGCAGAAACTCCTTCCACAAATGAAACAGCAAAACAGCTTATACATCTATGGAATCCCTATGTCCTTACTGTTATTTCCACTCAAAAGCAAACAGCTGGGAAGGGTAAATTTAATAAAACTTGGCTTTCGTCGAATAAAGACCTTACCATATCGTTATGCTTTTTCATTACTGACTTAGATATTGATGTTAGCCAATTATTCCGTTTAGGAACAGAAGCTGTTCTGGCTCTCATCCAAAATTTGGGCATTCCTAATGGAACTATAAAATGGCCAAATGATGTTTTAGTAAATGAAGAAAAACTCTGTGGCATTCTTAGTGAAACTATTCCTGTGCAAGGCAATTTAGGAATTATTTTAGGGATAGGGATAAATGGTAATACTAAAAAAGAAGAACTTGCTTTTATAGACCAACCAGCAACATCGCTTTCAATACTATTAAATCACACTGTAGATCTTGAAGAAATTCGTGAGAAGCTTATTGAACATGTAAAAAAAAGTATCCTGCAAAGATTCTCAAAAATCCTAGCGAGAGAAATAGATCCTAGGTAG
- a CDS encoding cation-translocating P-type ATPase produces the protein MFSQLFSTPFSPEILNNFFESGMTEDNSPMLSQKNRLLSRNLSLKSACISLGTYLCALAFYWFRIVDISNLFVVFTFFLAGTPALIKSLDDIRNKTVNIDILMTSAAFGSIFIGGALEGSLLLVLFAISEALGQMVSGKAKSTLASLKHLAPTIAWIVGEDGNLEKTPVSQVQVGDIIRVKSGEIVPLDGEIIHGSSSINLMHLTGEKIPKSCQMGSIVPAGAHNLEGSFDLKVLKTGADSTIAHIINLVIQAQKSKPRLQQRLDKYSSAYALTIFGISSSIAVLVPLFTSIPFLGPNSAFYRALAFLIAASPCALIIAIPIAYLSAVNACAKHGVLLKGGVVLDRLASCNSIVMDKTGTLTTGELTCIGCDNFGQKNPNFFPAILALEQSSMHPIAQAIAAYLIKNNVSSLPAEEYCMIPGKGVRGIFQGQEAFVGRVDTALQKVPQEYVQELEERVHTARQRGEICSLAYLQGSCALFYFKDTPRPDAGKIVRELRDEGYPISMLTGDHQISAENTAKLLGISEVFSDLSPDDKLEKVRELAKKRHILMVGDGINDAPALAQATVGVAMGEAGSAAAIEAADIVLLHDAISLLPWIIRKAKKTRKIVTQNLGLALAIILLVSWPASLGIIPLWLAVILHEGSTIVVGLNALRLLK, from the coding sequence GTGTTTTCACAATTATTCTCTACACCATTTTCACCAGAAATATTAAACAATTTTTTTGAATCAGGCATGACAGAAGATAATAGCCCCATGTTATCCCAAAAGAATCGGTTGTTGAGTCGCAACCTTTCTTTAAAGTCTGCATGTATTTCTTTAGGAACATATCTGTGTGCGTTAGCTTTTTATTGGTTTCGCATTGTTGATATTTCTAATTTATTTGTTGTTTTTACGTTTTTTCTTGCTGGAACCCCAGCTCTGATAAAGTCTTTAGATGATATCCGCAATAAGACTGTGAATATTGATATTTTAATGACCTCAGCGGCCTTCGGCTCTATTTTCATTGGCGGGGCCTTAGAAGGGTCTTTACTTCTTGTTTTATTTGCCATTTCTGAAGCCCTTGGACAAATGGTATCAGGGAAAGCAAAGAGCACACTAGCTTCTCTGAAACATTTAGCACCCACTATTGCCTGGATAGTTGGTGAAGATGGGAACTTAGAAAAAACGCCAGTAAGTCAAGTTCAAGTTGGTGATATTATCCGAGTCAAAAGTGGTGAGATCGTTCCCTTAGATGGAGAAATTATTCACGGTTCCTCTTCTATTAATCTTATGCATCTTACTGGAGAAAAAATTCCTAAGTCTTGTCAGATGGGCTCCATAGTTCCCGCGGGAGCACATAATCTTGAAGGTAGTTTTGATCTGAAGGTTTTAAAGACAGGTGCAGACTCAACAATTGCCCATATTATTAATCTAGTTATTCAAGCACAGAAATCCAAACCTCGTTTACAACAACGTTTAGATAAATATTCTTCAGCCTATGCATTAACAATCTTCGGTATTTCGTCATCTATAGCTGTTTTGGTTCCTCTATTTACCTCTATTCCTTTCTTAGGACCAAATAGTGCTTTTTATCGTGCCTTAGCATTTCTCATTGCAGCATCTCCCTGTGCATTAATTATTGCTATTCCGATTGCCTATCTAAGTGCAGTAAATGCCTGTGCAAAACATGGAGTCCTTCTTAAAGGCGGTGTCGTCTTAGATCGCTTAGCTTCTTGTAATTCTATTGTTATGGATAAAACAGGAACACTAACCACAGGAGAGCTTACTTGTATTGGTTGTGATAATTTCGGACAAAAAAATCCCAATTTCTTCCCTGCTATTTTAGCTTTAGAACAATCTTCTATGCATCCTATTGCACAAGCAATTGCTGCCTATCTTATAAAGAATAATGTTTCTTCTCTCCCTGCTGAAGAATATTGTATGATTCCTGGTAAAGGGGTTCGGGGTATTTTCCAAGGTCAAGAGGCGTTTGTAGGAAGAGTCGATACAGCTCTACAAAAAGTCCCTCAAGAGTACGTTCAGGAACTAGAAGAGCGTGTACATACTGCCAGACAACGCGGAGAAATATGTTCACTAGCTTATTTACAAGGAAGCTGCGCATTATTTTATTTTAAAGATACTCCCCGTCCTGATGCTGGGAAAATTGTGAGAGAACTTAGAGATGAAGGTTATCCTATTAGCATGCTCACAGGAGACCATCAAATTAGTGCAGAAAATACTGCGAAGCTCTTAGGGATTTCTGAAGTCTTTTCTGATCTATCTCCAGATGATAAATTAGAAAAAGTACGCGAACTCGCCAAGAAACGCCATATCCTTATGGTTGGTGATGGTATTAACGATGCCCCCGCTCTCGCACAAGCAACAGTTGGTGTTGCTATGGGAGAAGCGGGAAGCGCCGCAGCGATAGAAGCTGCCGATATTGTTCTTCTCCATGATGCAATTTCCCTATTACCGTGGATCATAAGAAAAGCAAAGAAGACGCGAAAAATCGTCACACAAAACTTAGGCTTAGCCTTAGCGATTATCCTTCTTGTTTCATGGCCTGCCTCACTAGGAATTATTCCTTTATGGCTTGCTGTAATTCTCCATGAGGGCAGCACCATTGTGGTTGGGCTTAACGCCTTACGGCTGCTAAAGTAA
- the ribH gene encoding 6,7-dimethyl-8-ribityllumazine synthase, translating to MTTFKGVASAKGMRIAIVGACFNGPIADALVSGAQQTFLDLGGTEDMLTIVRVPGSFEIPCTLKKLLTSGIEYDAIVACGVLIKGETTHYDHIADQVSARISELSIEFNLPITFSVITAPCIDSAWQRAGIKGSNLGISGMKTALEMADLFKKL from the coding sequence ATGACAACATTTAAAGGGGTAGCATCGGCAAAAGGGATGCGCATTGCTATCGTTGGTGCGTGTTTTAATGGGCCTATAGCCGATGCATTGGTTTCAGGAGCACAGCAGACTTTTCTGGATCTAGGTGGAACAGAAGATATGTTGACCATAGTACGTGTTCCCGGATCGTTTGAGATTCCTTGTACATTGAAGAAACTTCTTACTTCAGGTATAGAGTACGATGCTATAGTAGCCTGTGGTGTCCTTATTAAAGGTGAAACCACACATTATGACCATATAGCTGATCAGGTTTCAGCAAGGATTAGCGAATTATCTATAGAATTTAATCTCCCAATTACCTTTTCAGTCATCACAGCACCTTGCATAGATTCCGCATGGCAACGTGCAGGAATTAAGGGGTCAAATTTAGGGATTTCCGGGATGAAAACAGCTTTAGAAATGGCTGATCTTTTTAAAAAGTTATAA
- the ribD gene encoding bifunctional diaminohydroxyphosphoribosylaminopyrimidine deaminase/5-amino-6-(5-phosphoribosylamino)uracil reductase RibD, whose product MEDFSEQQLFFMRRAIELGEKGRFFAPPNPWVGCVIVKNGQIIGEGYHEKKGQPHAEENAINSTSVSVEGSDVYVTLEPCCHYGSTPPCVNLLIKYKISTVYVALLDPDNRVAGKGVFALRQAGIRVFEGLGKKEAEESLKSYIYQRTFGKPWIVLKSAATLDGQTADSYGESQWITCPEARIDVGKLRASSQAVVVGSKTVLQDNPLLTARKPSGELYSHQPLRVVVDSLGAVTAEAKIFHSPGQSLYVTTSQCSKDHIKNIEKFGVEVLVTEPRNSRVNLHELISYLSTKHILQVLIEGGSILHTEFLKERLANALVVYLGPKVFGDQRKPLFGNLGYRLDSAQKILPKFSKILGNSLKTCWEIVG is encoded by the coding sequence ATGGAAGATTTCTCTGAGCAACAACTATTTTTTATGCGTCGAGCTATAGAATTAGGAGAAAAGGGAAGGTTTTTTGCCCCACCTAATCCTTGGGTGGGCTGTGTAATTGTAAAAAATGGACAGATTATAGGAGAAGGATATCATGAGAAAAAAGGTCAACCGCACGCAGAAGAAAATGCGATAAACTCTACATCCGTATCTGTAGAGGGTAGTGATGTTTACGTAACTTTAGAGCCGTGTTGTCATTATGGAAGCACACCTCCTTGTGTGAATCTATTAATCAAATATAAAATTTCTACTGTTTACGTTGCTTTATTAGATCCTGATAACCGGGTTGCTGGTAAGGGAGTTTTTGCTTTAAGACAAGCAGGGATACGTGTTTTTGAAGGCTTAGGTAAAAAAGAGGCTGAGGAGTCTTTAAAATCTTATATTTATCAACGTACCTTCGGCAAGCCTTGGATTGTGCTTAAAAGTGCTGCGACTTTGGATGGTCAGACTGCCGACAGTTATGGAGAATCTCAGTGGATCACTTGCCCGGAAGCTCGCATTGATGTGGGTAAATTACGTGCTAGTTCTCAGGCTGTTGTTGTGGGTTCTAAAACTGTTTTACAAGATAATCCTCTGTTGACTGCAAGGAAACCTTCTGGAGAGCTCTATTCTCATCAACCATTACGTGTTGTTGTTGATAGTTTGGGTGCTGTAACAGCAGAGGCAAAAATTTTTCATAGTCCTGGACAATCTCTCTACGTAACCACGTCGCAATGTTCAAAAGATCATATTAAAAATATTGAAAAATTTGGTGTAGAGGTTTTAGTTACCGAACCTCGAAATTCTAGAGTAAATTTACACGAATTAATCTCATATCTATCTACCAAACATATTTTACAGGTTCTTATTGAAGGGGGCTCTATTTTACACACTGAATTTTTGAAAGAACGTTTAGCAAATGCTCTAGTTGTTTACCTGGGACCAAAAGTTTTTGGAGATCAAAGGAAACCACTTTTCGGAAATTTGGGGTATCGTTTAGATTCCGCTCAAAAAATTCTTCCTAAGTTTTCTAAGATTTTAGGAAATTCTTTAAAAACGTGTTGGGAAATTGTTGGGTAG
- a CDS encoding VIT1/CCC1 transporter family protein, with translation MKTDYHHFKNTTPEEHLKTVRDQHGVCIGEPHTTIKGFFYHLASDALSTGIFLFFIRTLAFLLPISQGTQTEVLFSLGLGWIFYRGCLKAKKAWSYMELSHRFMLQEKEEIEKHPEQELLELNVIFKNQGFKSPLLEEMVDYVSSDSTLLLDTMIREELHISIENFPHPLKQGGTRILGGLIGLILFLPLVLCSSYTVAGVLSGALITILSATKAKILGNDVITEVVWVLGIFITSISIVCTCVKFL, from the coding sequence ATGAAGACCGATTATCACCATTTCAAAAACACAACTCCTGAAGAGCATCTTAAGACTGTTAGAGATCAACATGGAGTTTGTATTGGCGAACCTCATACAACAATAAAAGGCTTTTTCTATCATCTAGCAAGTGATGCCTTATCTACAGGTATCTTCCTATTTTTTATCAGAACACTTGCCTTTCTTCTTCCTATTTCTCAAGGAACACAAACAGAGGTTCTATTTTCACTAGGATTGGGATGGATTTTTTATCGAGGCTGCCTGAAAGCAAAAAAAGCCTGGTCTTACATGGAGCTTTCCCATCGTTTTATGCTTCAGGAAAAAGAGGAAATAGAAAAACATCCCGAACAAGAACTTTTAGAACTCAATGTTATTTTTAAAAATCAAGGGTTCAAATCACCCCTTCTTGAAGAAATGGTAGATTATGTCAGTTCTGATTCTACTCTCCTTCTTGATACTATGATCCGCGAAGAACTTCATATTTCTATCGAGAACTTCCCGCATCCTTTAAAACAAGGGGGGACACGTATACTTGGAGGACTTATCGGTTTAATTCTCTTCTTACCACTAGTTCTCTGTTCTAGTTATACAGTAGCAGGTGTATTATCCGGAGCACTCATCACCATACTCTCTGCTACCAAAGCAAAAATATTAGGAAATGATGTGATCACAGAGGTTGTGTGGGTTTTAGGTATTTTTATTACCTCCATAAGCATCGTTTGCACTTGTGTAAAATTTTTATAG
- the serS gene encoding serine--tRNA ligase, whose protein sequence is MLDIKLIRKAPEECETRLRRKDPNISLLPILDLDKEVRQLKTDSESLQSQRKLLSTQIHKAKAQDEDVSNMIGEVEKLSQDLEKLEALLEEKNATLQDLLVRLPNYPEEDVPVSPDKSDNQVIKSVGSLPTFSFTPKHHVDLNQKLQILDFKLPAKTSGSGWPAYKNQGVLLEWALLTYLLNKQREHGFQLWLPPLLVKREILFGSGQIPKFDGQYYRVEDGDQSLYLIPTAEVVLNGFHSQEIFNEKDLPIYYAACTPCFRREAGAAGANERGLVRVHQFNKVEMFAFTTPEQADQAYDKMLAVVEDILTELKLPYRLSLLSTGDMSFTASKTIDAEVWLPGQQSYYEVSSISQCTDFQSRRSETRYKDSQGKMHFIHTLNGSGLATPRLFVAILENNQQEDGSVIIPEILRPYLGNQKVLLPQK, encoded by the coding sequence ATGTTGGATATAAAATTAATACGCAAGGCACCTGAAGAATGCGAAACCCGTCTTCGCAGGAAAGATCCTAATATTTCTCTTCTTCCTATTCTTGATTTGGATAAAGAAGTCCGCCAATTGAAAACAGATTCAGAATCTCTACAATCTCAAAGAAAACTGCTGTCTACACAAATCCATAAAGCCAAGGCTCAAGATGAAGATGTATCTAATATGATTGGTGAAGTTGAAAAACTCTCTCAAGATTTGGAGAAATTAGAGGCTTTACTTGAAGAAAAAAATGCCACTTTACAAGACCTTCTCGTACGTCTTCCTAATTACCCTGAAGAAGATGTTCCTGTATCCCCCGACAAATCGGATAATCAAGTAATTAAAAGTGTAGGTTCTTTGCCAACATTTTCTTTCACTCCTAAACATCACGTAGATCTGAATCAAAAATTACAAATTTTAGATTTTAAACTTCCTGCAAAAACTTCAGGATCTGGATGGCCTGCATATAAGAATCAAGGTGTTCTTTTAGAGTGGGCATTACTTACTTATTTATTAAATAAGCAGCGAGAGCACGGATTTCAATTATGGCTCCCTCCCCTTCTTGTAAAACGCGAAATTCTTTTCGGCTCGGGACAAATTCCTAAATTTGACGGTCAATACTATCGTGTAGAAGACGGGGATCAATCTCTTTACCTGATTCCTACTGCTGAGGTTGTTCTCAACGGATTCCATTCTCAAGAAATTTTTAATGAGAAAGATCTACCTATATATTACGCGGCATGTACACCATGTTTCCGTAGGGAGGCTGGAGCTGCGGGTGCTAACGAACGTGGACTTGTTCGTGTACACCAGTTTAATAAAGTAGAGATGTTTGCTTTTACTACTCCAGAGCAAGCTGATCAGGCTTATGACAAGATGCTTGCTGTTGTGGAAGACATTCTCACAGAATTAAAACTTCCTTACCGTTTATCTTTACTTTCCACAGGAGATATGTCTTTCACAGCCTCAAAAACCATAGATGCCGAAGTTTGGCTCCCTGGACAACAATCTTACTATGAGGTTTCTTCTATTTCCCAATGCACAGATTTCCAGTCACGTCGTTCAGAAACTCGTTATAAAGATAGCCAAGGGAAAATGCATTTTATCCATACCCTTAATGGTTCAGGTTTAGCAACACCACGTTTATTCGTTGCAATTTTGGAAAATAATCAGCAAGAAGATGGCTCTGTAATTATTCCTGAAATTCTACGCCCCTACTTAGGAAATCAAAAAGTATTATTACCTCAAAAATAG
- a CDS encoding bifunctional 3,4-dihydroxy-2-butanone-4-phosphate synthase/GTP cyclohydrolase II — protein sequence MIKSDEDACASCFVPIEKAIADISEGKFVIVVDEASREDEGDLIIAGEKMTIEKMTFLLKYTTGIICASLEPERIKDLELPPMVEDNRCRYHTAFTVSVDAAKGITTGVSAADRTKVVELLSDPNSRPEDFVRPGHFFPLVGTPGGVLKRAGHTEAALDLVRLANMQPCGVLSELVNEDHTMMRLPQIIEFAKQHKLSVISISDLIAYRMLSERLVIPVSSARLPTEYGDFNIHVYESLLDGIQHIALVKGDIRGKENILVRVHSECLTGDIMGSTRCDCGHQLRSAMEYIALEGEGVVVYLRGQEGRGIGLGHKVRAYALQDRGYDTVDANLEIGFPVDSREYGIGAQILVDLGLTKIKLITHNPHKYFGLQGFGLEIVDRIALPINVSEENECYLRTKKERMGHWIDFPYIEEVNTR from the coding sequence GTGATAAAATCCGATGAGGATGCATGTGCATCATGTTTTGTCCCAATAGAAAAGGCAATCGCAGATATCTCCGAGGGGAAATTTGTTATTGTTGTTGATGAAGCTTCGAGAGAAGATGAAGGGGATCTTATCATCGCTGGTGAAAAGATGACCATAGAAAAAATGACTTTTCTTCTTAAATATACGACAGGAATTATTTGTGCTTCTTTAGAACCTGAGAGAATAAAAGATTTAGAATTGCCCCCTATGGTTGAAGATAATCGTTGTCGTTATCATACAGCATTTACAGTTTCTGTAGATGCTGCCAAAGGTATAACTACAGGAGTTTCTGCAGCAGATAGAACAAAAGTTGTAGAGTTATTATCTGATCCTAATAGTCGCCCTGAAGATTTTGTCCGGCCAGGACATTTTTTCCCCCTAGTAGGCACTCCAGGAGGCGTATTAAAACGTGCTGGACATACAGAAGCTGCTTTAGATCTTGTGCGTTTAGCGAATATGCAGCCTTGTGGGGTTCTTTCAGAGCTTGTTAACGAAGACCATACTATGATGCGTCTTCCTCAAATTATAGAATTCGCTAAACAACACAAACTTTCGGTAATCTCTATTTCGGATTTGATAGCCTACCGTATGCTATCCGAAAGGTTAGTGATTCCTGTTTCGTCAGCTCGTCTTCCTACAGAATATGGGGATTTCAATATTCATGTTTATGAATCTCTTCTTGACGGTATCCAACATATTGCTTTGGTGAAAGGTGATATAAGGGGAAAAGAAAATATTCTTGTTCGTGTGCATTCTGAATGTCTTACTGGGGATATTATGGGATCCACGCGTTGTGACTGTGGACATCAGCTACGCTCTGCTATGGAATATATTGCGTTGGAAGGAGAGGGTGTTGTTGTTTACCTACGCGGACAGGAAGGACGCGGTATTGGCTTAGGTCATAAGGTTCGTGCTTATGCTTTACAAGATCGTGGTTACGACACTGTCGATGCTAACTTAGAAATTGGCTTTCCCGTAGATTCTAGAGAGTATGGGATAGGAGCTCAGATTTTAGTTGATCTAGGATTGACAAAGATCAAATTGATTACCCATAATCCCCACAAATATTTCGGGCTTCAGGGTTTTGGGTTGGAGATTGTTGATAGAATCGCTCTCCCAATTAATGTCTCCGAAGAAAACGAGTGTTACCTACGCACAAAAAAGGAGCGTATGGGGCATTGGATAGACTTCCCCTATATTGAGGAAGTGAACACAAGATAA
- a CDS encoding pseudouridine synthase translates to MAKVRLNKFLASSGVASRRKCDEIIFSGHVTVNGRVAPGPFVTVDEEMDTVKVDGQRVGMTKKVYFMVHKPLGYLCSSEKKFPGDKLVIDLFSHLPYRVFTVGRLDKETSGLILVTNDGEFSNKIIHPSFGITKEYLLKVNREITAKNLEDLMEGTVIDGKRIRPVSVEKIRRGTIKIIVNEGKKHEIRLFAEAVGLPILELTRIRIGSFVLGGLRYGEYRELTDAEILTYM, encoded by the coding sequence ATGGCAAAGGTTCGTCTCAATAAGTTTTTAGCTTCTTCTGGTGTTGCATCACGCAGGAAGTGTGATGAGATTATTTTTTCAGGGCATGTAACTGTAAATGGTCGTGTGGCTCCTGGCCCTTTTGTGACGGTAGATGAAGAAATGGATACTGTGAAGGTAGATGGTCAGCGCGTAGGTATGACTAAGAAAGTATATTTCATGGTGCATAAACCTTTGGGATACCTATGTTCTTCGGAGAAAAAATTCCCAGGAGATAAACTGGTTATCGATTTGTTTTCCCATCTTCCTTATCGGGTATTTACTGTCGGGAGGTTAGATAAGGAAACTTCTGGATTGATTTTAGTAACGAATGATGGAGAATTTTCTAATAAGATTATCCATCCTTCTTTTGGAATTACCAAAGAATATTTACTTAAGGTAAACCGCGAAATTACTGCGAAAAATCTTGAAGATCTTATGGAAGGGACTGTTATTGATGGTAAGAGAATTCGTCCTGTTTCTGTTGAGAAGATTCGTCGGGGTACAATCAAAATTATTGTAAATGAAGGGAAAAAACATGAGATCCGTTTGTTTGCAGAAGCTGTGGGGTTGCCTATTTTAGAGCTTACACGTATTCGTATAGGAAGCTTTGTTCTTGGAGGTCTTCGTTATGGGGAATATCGTGAGCTTACCGATGCTGAGATTCTTACGTATATGTAG
- a CDS encoding alanine/glycine:cation symporter family protein, whose product MLHFLEQLNNFCISFCVFPMILFLGGLLTWKLRGLQFTGLRLGFKLMLKNKQESPSTEDGKVSRYEAVAGILAGNFGTGNIAGMAIAIACGGPGALVWIWIAALLGAIVQYSGSFLGIKYRKLHGKSGEFIGGPTACLAYGMGSRFLAGLFCIFTIITAFSAGNFVQINCIVPLCAESTSLKFLIGFILALTILPVLVGGNTRILRFSARVIPFIAGFYAISCLVILAQHGSMILPALKLVVSSAFGIKATIAGLGGYTITQVISTGMSRAIMATDCGSGMVSILQSDSQSKNPVIDGLVTLLPPVIVMVVCSITTLVLIVSGAYASGQEGTLMVLHAFKSSLGSLGGLVVILAMALFGYTTALTWFACAEKSLEYMIPGKRANSWLKILFVAIIPFGGIVDMRLIWSLSDAGFAGMVILNSIALVALFKDVLSTNREVALLRLEEDAKSNVLQNLDI is encoded by the coding sequence ATGTTACATTTTCTAGAACAATTAAATAATTTTTGCATTTCCTTCTGTGTATTCCCGATGATTTTATTTCTTGGTGGGTTACTAACATGGAAACTTCGTGGTTTACAATTCACGGGATTAAGGCTTGGCTTTAAGCTCATGCTAAAAAATAAACAGGAGAGTCCATCTACTGAAGACGGTAAGGTATCTCGTTATGAAGCTGTAGCGGGGATTCTTGCTGGAAATTTTGGTACTGGGAATATCGCAGGTATGGCTATTGCTATTGCTTGCGGAGGTCCAGGTGCTTTAGTTTGGATTTGGATAGCTGCTCTTTTAGGAGCGATTGTTCAATATTCAGGATCATTTTTAGGGATAAAATATCGTAAACTTCACGGGAAGTCAGGAGAGTTTATCGGGGGGCCAACAGCATGCCTGGCCTATGGTATGGGGAGTAGGTTCCTTGCCGGTCTTTTCTGTATATTCACAATTATCACAGCGTTTTCAGCAGGAAATTTTGTACAAATTAATTGTATCGTGCCTCTTTGCGCTGAAAGTACATCCCTGAAGTTTTTGATAGGCTTTATTCTTGCTTTAACAATTCTTCCTGTGCTCGTGGGAGGAAATACGCGTATTCTTAGATTCTCAGCTAGAGTAATTCCTTTTATTGCCGGCTTCTATGCAATTTCTTGTCTTGTTATTCTTGCGCAACACGGTTCTATGATTCTTCCTGCATTAAAACTTGTTGTTTCGTCTGCATTCGGGATAAAAGCTACGATTGCAGGTTTGGGAGGTTATACAATAACTCAAGTGATTTCAACAGGAATGAGCCGCGCTATCATGGCAACTGATTGTGGTAGTGGTATGGTGTCAATTTTACAATCTGACTCTCAAAGTAAAAATCCTGTGATTGATGGTTTGGTTACTCTCTTGCCACCCGTTATTGTTATGGTAGTCTGTTCGATTACAACTCTCGTACTTATTGTGTCTGGAGCCTATGCTTCGGGACAAGAAGGAACGCTTATGGTGCTACATGCCTTTAAATCAAGTCTAGGATCTCTTGGAGGACTTGTTGTTATTCTTGCGATGGCCTTATTTGGGTACACAACAGCTTTGACTTGGTTTGCTTGCGCAGAAAAAAGTTTAGAATATATGATACCTGGAAAACGAGCTAATTCCTGGTTAAAGATTCTGTTTGTTGCAATTATACCTTTCGGAGGAATTGTAGACATGCGATTAATTTGGAGTCTTTCTGATGCAGGGTTTGCGGGTATGGTAATTCTAAATTCTATAGCTTTGGTAGCTTTGTTTAAGGATGTATTATCTACAAATAGGGAAGTTGCCCTACTTAGACTGGAAGAAGATGCTAAATCCAATGTTTTGCAAAATCTAGATATCTAA
- a CDS encoding FtsW/RodA/SpoVE family cell cycle protein: MRNARYFSYVNSWVFIVIILLMMISVVVISSMDPSTILVTSSKGLFTNKSIMQIRHFALGWLAFSLCMYLDYHRLRSWAWVLYILMLLSLVGLFFVPTVQNVHRWYRISFIGLSVQPSEYAKLIVVIMLSYTLDVRKSVISSKTTALLACIIVGIPFLLIFKEPDLGTALVLCPVALAIFYLGNIHPLFVKICATIAGLSMFCSLLIFSGIISHEKVKPYALKVIKEYQYERLSPSNHHQRASLISIGLGGVKGRGWKSGEFAGRGWLPYGYTDSVFSALGEEFGLIGLFFALWMFYCLICFGCRTVAVAVDDFGRLLAAGITVHISMHVLINISMMCGLMPITGVPLVLVSYGGSSVISTMASLGILQSIYSRRFSKY, encoded by the coding sequence ATGAGAAACGCTAGATATTTCAGCTATGTCAATTCTTGGGTGTTTATTGTCATTATTTTATTAATGATGATTAGCGTAGTTGTTATTTCTTCTATGGACCCCTCTACCATCCTAGTCACATCATCCAAGGGGTTATTCACGAATAAAAGCATCATGCAAATTCGTCATTTTGCTTTGGGATGGCTAGCTTTTTCTTTATGTATGTATCTTGATTACCATAGATTAAGAAGCTGGGCGTGGGTTCTCTATATTCTTATGCTTTTGAGCCTTGTAGGTTTATTTTTTGTCCCCACAGTACAAAATGTTCATAGATGGTATAGAATTTCTTTTATTGGTTTGAGTGTCCAACCTTCTGAGTATGCCAAGCTTATTGTTGTAATCATGCTTAGCTATACACTAGATGTGCGCAAATCAGTAATTTCTTCAAAGACCACAGCTCTACTTGCTTGTATTATTGTTGGTATTCCCTTTTTGCTTATTTTTAAAGAGCCAGATTTAGGAACCGCCCTGGTGCTATGTCCTGTTGCCTTGGCAATTTTTTATTTAGGGAATATCCATCCTTTATTTGTGAAAATTTGTGCAACAATTGCAGGTTTAAGCATGTTCTGCTCTTTGCTGATTTTCTCAGGAATAATTTCTCACGAGAAGGTTAAGCCTTATGCACTAAAGGTGATTAAAGAATACCAATACGAAAGGCTAAGCCCTTCTAATCATCATCAACGTGCGTCTTTAATTTCTATTGGCTTAGGTGGTGTTAAAGGTCGTGGATGGAAGTCTGGGGAATTTGCTGGTAGAGGATGGTTGCCTTACGGTTATACAGATTCAGTATTTTCTGCTTTAGGAGAAGAGTTCGGTTTGATTGGCCTATTTTTTGCCTTATGGATGTTTTACTGTCTCATTTGTTTTGGTTGCCGAACTGTAGCTGTGGCTGTTGATGATTTCGGTAGATTATTAGCTGCAGGAATTACCGTGCATATTTCTATGCACGTGTTAATTAATATTAGCATGATGTGTGGCTTGATGCCTATTACCGGAGTCCCCTTAGTCTTAGTGTCTTACGGAGGGTCTTCAGTGATTTCTACAATGGCATCTTTAGGAATTTTACAAAGTATCTATAGTCGTAGATTCTCAAAATACTAA